One part of the Rhodococcus oxybenzonivorans genome encodes these proteins:
- a CDS encoding alpha/beta hydrolase, protein MSAIGHRRAHPIIGRCRALLIVAVVASSSLFGQVAVASADEWRTLPTDTPASADGSVLDRIEEIDGRQLNMYVYSAAMEKVILLEVIRPADASVPRPTLYLLNGAGGGQDSATWKAKTDVVSFFADKNVNVVTPVGGAFSYYTDWQKPDPTLGLNKWTTFLTEELPPIVDATLGTTGENAIAGLSMSGTSVLSLAQSAPSLYRAVGSYSGCAETSTQPGRDYVTFVVSARGGDVENMWGPPGDPDWVANDPVVNAEKLRGIDLYISNGTGLPGHHDTLNGPDVNGDVGVLANQVIVGGIIEAGTNQCTYRLADRLNSLGIPATFDFHPTGTHSWGYWQDDLHNSWPMIASSLGI, encoded by the coding sequence ATGAGCGCGATCGGACACCGTCGGGCGCACCCGATCATCGGACGCTGTCGGGCGCTCCTGATTGTCGCTGTCGTCGCCTCGTCGAGCCTGTTCGGTCAGGTGGCCGTAGCGTCGGCCGACGAGTGGCGAACTCTTCCCACCGACACGCCGGCCTCGGCGGACGGATCGGTTCTCGACCGCATCGAGGAGATCGACGGCCGTCAATTGAACATGTACGTCTACTCGGCGGCGATGGAGAAAGTGATTCTTCTCGAGGTGATTCGTCCGGCAGACGCCAGCGTGCCTCGCCCTACCTTGTACCTACTCAACGGTGCCGGTGGCGGGCAGGACTCGGCAACCTGGAAGGCCAAGACTGACGTGGTCAGCTTCTTCGCCGACAAGAACGTCAATGTGGTCACCCCTGTCGGCGGCGCGTTCAGTTACTACACCGACTGGCAGAAGCCCGATCCCACTCTCGGCCTCAACAAATGGACCACCTTCCTCACCGAGGAACTTCCCCCGATCGTCGACGCCACACTGGGAACGACCGGCGAGAATGCCATTGCGGGACTGTCGATGTCGGGCACTTCGGTGCTGAGTCTCGCCCAGTCCGCCCCCTCGCTGTATCGGGCGGTCGGCTCCTACAGCGGGTGCGCCGAGACGAGCACCCAGCCCGGCCGAGATTACGTCACCTTCGTGGTCAGCGCCCGCGGCGGAGACGTCGAGAACATGTGGGGACCCCCGGGCGATCCGGACTGGGTGGCCAACGACCCCGTCGTCAACGCCGAAAAATTGCGGGGCATCGACCTCTACATCAGCAACGGTACCGGCCTGCCCGGCCACCACGACACGCTGAACGGTCCGGACGTCAACGGGGACGTAGGCGTCCTGGCCAACCAGGTGATCGTAGGCGGAATCATCGAAGCGGGGACGAACCAGTGCACCTACCGGCTGGCCGACCGGCTGAACTCACTGGGAATCCCCGCCACGTTCGACTTCCATCCCACCGGCACCCACTCGTGGGGCTACTGGCAGGACGACCTGCACAACTCCTGGCCGATGATCGCGTCGTCGCTCGGCATCTAG
- a CDS encoding TetR/AcrR family transcriptional regulator, giving the protein MSPVTGPRPGGRSARIQQAVHASTRKLLAERERADITVPMIAADAGVTPSTIYRRWGDITEVFADVAIERLRPETPPRETGSVRGDLVAWAQEYLEEMSSPVCRAALRDIVMSGDMGRPDNGTNQYKCAAFCRSQINTILERDAQFSGAPGAVEGVIDHVVAPIVYRILFDQDPLAEDRIGALVDSALDTVVHA; this is encoded by the coding sequence ATGAGCCCGGTCACAGGTCCACGCCCCGGTGGACGCAGCGCCCGCATCCAGCAAGCGGTGCATGCGTCCACGCGCAAGCTGCTCGCCGAGCGCGAGCGAGCGGACATCACCGTCCCGATGATCGCGGCTGACGCCGGCGTCACCCCGTCCACCATCTACCGGCGCTGGGGCGACATCACCGAGGTATTCGCCGACGTGGCGATCGAGAGACTGCGGCCCGAGACGCCCCCGCGGGAGACCGGCAGTGTGCGCGGTGACCTCGTGGCGTGGGCTCAGGAGTATCTGGAGGAGATGTCCTCGCCGGTGTGCCGGGCCGCGCTGCGCGACATCGTGATGAGTGGTGACATGGGCCGCCCCGACAACGGCACCAATCAGTACAAGTGCGCGGCGTTCTGCCGGAGTCAGATCAACACCATCCTGGAACGGGACGCACAGTTTTCAGGGGCGCCGGGTGCCGTCGAGGGCGTGATCGACCACGTCGTCGCGCCGATCGTCTATCGCATTCTGTTCGATCAGGATCCGCTCGCGGAGGACCGCATCGGGGCGCTGGTCGATTCCGCCCTCGATACGGTCGTTCACGCCTGA
- a CDS encoding FAD binding domain-containing protein yields MDLHTVTDVVRRPSDRPGEAWCDGDAWLAGGTWLFSVPQPDVRRLVDITTLGWDALVAGDAGLEIGATCTIRELYALEPPGDWLAGPLLATSCEAFLASFKVWNSATVGGNICMSLPAGPMITLTVALEATYTLWNADGSERTVDAVDFVTGDHRNILAPGDILRRIDIPVSALRKRHTHRRFTLTQLGRSTIFLIATQSPGTDDFLLTLTAGTTRPVRLSFDSMPDADALRHSIDDLPADVWFDDPNGTPDHRRHLAKHFAEEIRSELAPGELS; encoded by the coding sequence ATGGATCTCCACACTGTCACGGACGTCGTTCGACGACCATCCGACAGGCCGGGGGAGGCGTGGTGTGACGGCGACGCCTGGCTGGCCGGGGGCACGTGGTTGTTCTCCGTCCCGCAGCCCGACGTCCGCCGCCTCGTCGACATCACCACCCTCGGCTGGGATGCGCTGGTGGCCGGTGACGCCGGCCTGGAGATCGGTGCCACGTGCACGATCCGGGAGCTGTATGCGCTGGAGCCGCCGGGCGACTGGCTCGCCGGCCCGTTGCTGGCCACGAGTTGCGAGGCGTTTCTGGCGTCGTTCAAGGTATGGAATTCGGCGACAGTCGGCGGCAACATCTGCATGTCACTGCCTGCCGGCCCGATGATCACGCTGACCGTCGCGCTGGAGGCGACGTACACGCTCTGGAATGCCGACGGATCCGAACGCACCGTCGATGCCGTCGACTTCGTGACGGGAGATCACCGCAACATCCTCGCGCCGGGTGACATCCTGCGGCGCATCGACATTCCGGTGAGTGCCTTGCGTAAGCGTCACACCCACCGTCGTTTCACGCTTACGCAGTTGGGTCGTTCCACGATCTTCCTGATCGCCACGCAGTCGCCCGGAACCGACGACTTTCTGCTCACCCTGACTGCGGGCACCACCCGTCCGGTGCGCCTGTCGTTCGACTCCATGCCCGATGCCGACGCGTTGCGCCACAGCATCGACGACCTACCCGCCGACGTGTGGTTCGACGATCCGAACGGCACTCCCGACCACCGCCGTCACCTGGCGAAACACTTCGCCGAAGAGATTCGCAGTGAACTGGCACCGGGAGAACTGTCATGA
- a CDS encoding acetyl-coenzyme A carboxylase carboxyl transferase subunits beta/alpha → MAAKISAHDVLELVLDQGSYVSWDTTPVDVRPDDKYGTDLMKAAEKSGVDESVLTGVGTVRGRRVAVIACEFAFLAGSIGVAAAERIVSAIERATREGLPLLASPTSGGTRMQEGTVAFVQMVKIAAAVATHKAAHLPYLVYLRNPTTGGVFASWGSLGHITVAEPGALVGFLGPRVYAALYGEKFPDGVQTSENLYRNGVIDGVVPASRLRLLVHRALRVLIDPPATPTVTAEIPDVEIPDVPAWQSVMLSRRADRPGIRHLLRHAATEQVPLSGTGQGETEGTVLLSLARFRGAPCVLLGQDRAGQSALNTMGPAALREARRGMRLAEELQIPLVLVIDTLGAALSKEAEERGLAPEIARCISDLVTLKTPTVSVLLGQGTGGGALAFLPADRVLAAQNGWLAPLPPEGASAIVHRDTTHAPEMAAAQGIRSLDLLRDGVIDAIIPERPDAADEPVDFSKRVGEAISRELRTLIAAPDAERFAARLARYRNLGLPNG, encoded by the coding sequence ATGGCCGCCAAGATCTCCGCCCACGACGTCCTCGAATTGGTGTTGGATCAGGGCAGTTACGTCTCCTGGGACACCACCCCGGTGGACGTGCGGCCCGACGACAAGTACGGAACGGACCTGATGAAGGCCGCCGAGAAGTCGGGCGTCGACGAATCGGTGCTCACCGGAGTCGGCACGGTTCGTGGTCGCCGGGTAGCTGTGATCGCCTGCGAGTTCGCGTTCCTCGCGGGTTCGATCGGGGTGGCGGCGGCCGAACGCATCGTCAGCGCCATCGAGCGGGCAACCCGCGAGGGGCTGCCCCTGCTCGCCTCCCCCACGTCCGGGGGCACGCGGATGCAGGAGGGCACCGTCGCCTTCGTGCAGATGGTCAAGATCGCCGCGGCCGTGGCGACCCACAAGGCGGCGCACCTGCCGTATCTGGTGTATTTGCGCAATCCCACCACCGGCGGAGTTTTCGCGTCCTGGGGTTCACTCGGGCACATCACCGTGGCCGAACCCGGTGCGCTGGTCGGGTTCCTCGGTCCCCGCGTCTACGCGGCGCTCTACGGCGAGAAGTTCCCCGACGGCGTGCAGACGTCGGAAAACCTGTACCGCAACGGTGTCATCGACGGCGTGGTCCCTGCCAGTCGGCTACGGCTCCTAGTGCATCGCGCCCTGCGCGTGCTGATCGACCCTCCTGCCACACCGACGGTCACCGCCGAGATCCCGGACGTCGAAATTCCCGACGTCCCTGCCTGGCAATCGGTGATGCTCTCGCGGCGCGCCGACCGTCCCGGTATCCGTCACCTCCTCCGGCACGCGGCCACGGAGCAGGTCCCGCTCAGCGGAACGGGGCAGGGGGAAACCGAGGGCACCGTGTTGTTGTCGCTGGCGCGGTTCCGCGGTGCCCCCTGTGTTCTCCTGGGCCAGGACCGCGCCGGACAGTCGGCGCTCAATACCATGGGACCGGCCGCCCTGCGCGAGGCCCGTCGGGGCATGCGTCTCGCGGAGGAGTTGCAGATACCACTGGTCCTCGTCATCGACACCCTCGGCGCGGCGCTGTCGAAGGAGGCGGAGGAACGCGGACTGGCCCCGGAAATCGCACGCTGCATCTCCGATCTGGTGACGCTGAAGACTCCGACCGTGTCGGTTCTGCTGGGACAAGGCACCGGCGGCGGGGCGCTGGCCTTCCTTCCCGCGGACCGCGTCCTCGCCGCACAGAACGGCTGGCTGGCGCCGCTGCCGCCGGAAGGTGCCAGTGCCATCGTCCACCGCGACACCACGCACGCCCCGGAGATGGCGGCCGCACAGGGCATCCGTTCCCTCGACCTGCTGCGCGACGGCGTCATCGACGCGATCATTCCCGAGCGACCCGACGCCGCCGACGAACCCGTCGACTTCTCGAAGCGAGTCGGCGAGGCCATTTCCCGCGAACTGCGCACGCTCATCGCTGCGCCCGACGCCGAGCGATTCGCCGCGCGGCTGGCCCGCTACCGGAACCTCGGCCTGCCGAACGGCTAG
- a CDS encoding molybdopterin-dependent oxidoreductase gives MTYTVNGKTFDEQPEPGQCLRTFVRALGHHGVKKGCDAGDCGACTVWLDGVPVHSCITPAFRADGHEVTTIEGLGSPENLHPVQRCFRDAPGFQCGFCTAGMIMTSATFTDAQKADLPRALKGNLCRCTGYRAIEDAINGVTEIEEALPGKAVGTSVGAPAATEVVTGRAEFTMDTEIEGMLQLKVLHSPHAHARIVSIDKTAALAVPGVLRVYTWQDVPRKRFTTAIHTDHLVDPDDTYILDDTVRFAGQRVVAVLADTVAAAEEGCRKVVVEYDMLPAVFDPEEAMADGAPRLHGSDDPFVRDPDHNILLELHGNIGDLEAGLAEADVIHEGTYFSPRVQHAHLETHGSIAWMEDGRLHVRTSSQSPSIAKVKLAHLFDLRPDQLRVFCKRVGGGFGGKQEVITEDLVALAALDTGRPVCFEYTREEEFTTASPRHPMTLTITLGARADGTLTAFGVRNVSNTGAYGNHGGETLFAAGAAISMYRCRNKKFDAYSVYTNTVPSGALRGYGMTQPAFAVESAMHELAVALDIDPLELRRRNIVRPGDSLVAIDDRPDDVAFNEDGLGQCIDLVDAALSRSADGKALGGHWLIGTGTASSVHETAPPTEHISEAWLTLGDDCVYELAVGTVEFGEGTSTAHVQIAANQLGTTPARVRLVQSDTDRTGFDTGAFASAGLFVAGNAVLRASDALRDRILAFAAAHTRSDLSDCSMDDDGVVCGGVRVSLGELLDAAHRRGIRFTAARKAYGSPRSVVSNTHGFRIAVHRITGEVRILYSVHATDAGVVINPAQVRGQIEGGVAQGIGFALTENYHVDHTGTMINPSLRNYCIPTYADVPRTEVLLVDSSDSVGPMRSKGMAECCINPVAPALANALHDATGVRYRELPLTPERIYRRLGESTSVVTAQA, from the coding sequence ATGACGTACACCGTGAACGGCAAGACGTTCGACGAACAACCCGAGCCGGGCCAGTGCCTGCGCACCTTCGTGCGCGCACTGGGCCATCACGGTGTGAAGAAGGGATGCGACGCGGGCGATTGCGGCGCGTGCACGGTGTGGCTCGACGGCGTCCCTGTGCACAGCTGCATCACCCCTGCTTTCCGGGCCGACGGCCACGAGGTGACGACCATCGAGGGGCTGGGCTCACCCGAAAATCTGCACCCGGTGCAGCGCTGCTTCCGCGATGCGCCGGGCTTTCAGTGCGGTTTCTGCACTGCCGGCATGATCATGACTTCGGCGACGTTCACGGACGCGCAGAAGGCGGATCTGCCTCGCGCGCTGAAGGGTAACTTGTGCCGTTGCACCGGGTACCGGGCGATCGAAGACGCGATCAACGGTGTCACCGAGATCGAGGAAGCGCTGCCGGGCAAGGCCGTCGGCACCAGTGTGGGAGCGCCCGCAGCCACCGAAGTGGTCACGGGCCGCGCCGAGTTCACCATGGACACCGAGATCGAGGGCATGCTGCAGCTGAAGGTGCTGCACTCCCCGCACGCCCATGCGCGCATCGTCTCCATCGACAAGACCGCGGCGCTCGCCGTTCCCGGGGTGCTGCGGGTGTACACGTGGCAGGACGTGCCCCGCAAGAGGTTCACCACGGCAATCCACACCGATCACCTCGTCGACCCCGACGACACCTACATCCTCGACGACACCGTGCGGTTCGCCGGGCAGCGGGTGGTCGCGGTACTCGCCGACACCGTCGCCGCCGCCGAGGAGGGATGCCGGAAGGTGGTGGTCGAATACGACATGCTGCCTGCGGTGTTCGACCCGGAGGAAGCGATGGCGGACGGGGCGCCTCGGCTGCACGGCTCGGACGACCCCTTCGTACGGGACCCCGACCACAACATCCTCCTCGAACTCCACGGGAACATCGGTGACCTCGAGGCGGGGCTGGCCGAGGCCGACGTGATCCACGAGGGCACCTACTTCTCCCCGCGCGTACAGCACGCGCATCTCGAGACGCACGGGTCGATCGCGTGGATGGAGGACGGCAGGCTGCACGTGCGCACCAGCTCGCAGTCGCCTTCCATCGCCAAGGTCAAGCTGGCCCATCTCTTCGACCTGCGTCCCGATCAGCTGCGTGTGTTCTGCAAGCGTGTCGGTGGCGGTTTCGGTGGCAAGCAGGAGGTGATCACCGAGGATCTGGTGGCGCTCGCCGCCCTCGACACCGGGCGTCCGGTCTGCTTCGAGTACACCCGGGAGGAGGAGTTCACGACGGCATCGCCGCGGCACCCGATGACGTTGACGATCACCTTGGGAGCGCGGGCCGACGGCACGCTCACCGCGTTCGGGGTGCGCAACGTGTCGAACACGGGCGCCTACGGCAATCACGGGGGCGAGACCCTGTTCGCGGCCGGAGCCGCCATCTCGATGTACCGGTGCCGCAACAAGAAGTTCGACGCGTACTCCGTCTACACGAACACGGTGCCGAGTGGTGCGCTGCGCGGGTACGGCATGACTCAGCCGGCGTTCGCGGTGGAGTCCGCGATGCACGAACTCGCGGTCGCCCTCGACATCGATCCGCTGGAACTGCGCAGACGCAACATCGTGCGCCCCGGGGATTCCCTCGTGGCAATCGACGACCGGCCGGACGACGTCGCCTTCAACGAGGACGGCCTCGGCCAGTGCATCGACCTCGTCGACGCTGCCCTCTCGCGCAGTGCGGACGGGAAGGCGCTCGGTGGCCACTGGCTGATCGGCACGGGTACCGCCAGTTCTGTGCACGAGACCGCCCCGCCCACGGAGCACATCTCGGAGGCGTGGCTGACACTCGGTGACGACTGTGTCTACGAATTAGCAGTCGGCACGGTCGAATTCGGGGAGGGAACGTCCACCGCGCATGTGCAGATCGCCGCCAACCAGCTCGGCACCACACCCGCGCGGGTGCGGCTCGTGCAGTCCGACACCGACCGGACCGGTTTCGACACAGGAGCGTTCGCGAGCGCGGGCCTGTTCGTCGCCGGCAACGCCGTGCTGCGGGCATCCGACGCCCTCCGCGACCGCATCCTGGCCTTCGCTGCCGCACACACCCGGTCCGATTTGTCCGACTGCTCGATGGACGACGACGGCGTTGTCTGTGGTGGCGTCCGCGTCTCGCTCGGCGAACTCCTCGATGCGGCACACCGACGCGGTATCCGGTTCACCGCGGCGCGCAAGGCGTACGGCTCGCCGCGCAGCGTGGTGTCGAATACCCACGGCTTCCGTATCGCCGTTCACCGGATCACGGGCGAGGTCCGCATCCTCTACAGCGTTCATGCCACCGACGCCGGCGTTGTCATCAACCCGGCTCAGGTGCGCGGCCAGATCGAGGGCGGCGTGGCCCAGGGCATCGGGTTCGCGCTGACCGAGAACTACCACGTCGACCACACCGGCACGATGATCAACCCGAGCCTGCGGAACTATTGTATCCCCACGTACGCCGACGTCCCGCGCACGGAGGTGTTGCTGGTCGACTCGTCGGATTCTGTCGGCCCGATGCGGTCCAAAGGCATGGCGGAGTGCTGTATCAACCCGGTGGCGCCGGCGTTGGCCAATGCCCTGCACGACGCGACCGGTGTGCGCTACCGGGAGTTGCCGCTGACACCCGAGCGCATCTACCGACGGCTCGGGGAGTCGACGAGCGTTGTGACGGCGCAGGCGTAG
- a CDS encoding antibiotic biosynthesis monooxygenase: MRAERIDSGAATVIIGQKVRAGCEQAFETWQEDMNAAASDYAGFMGAEITAPTDVQPDWVVVYRFDSIAHVQAWINSATRQEHLDVGQRYVDGPATQQVLGGDTRPHDPLVTVVVSHRVASGNVTAFLDWQERLRLEESRFEGFRGSELFRPVEGVQDEWTALYRYDTAAHLDTWLTSKKRQELLAEGEEFSDFELRTVDNSFGSWFAFDENGKEAPPPSETKTSIAVWVGLYPTVVLLTLALSPLRMPLWLGMLVGNLLSSFTMSFLTMPHYVNPLLGRWLRPPAGASKVKSNVRGIALVAAANVFWVLVFFLVTTQFWTLP, translated from the coding sequence ATGCGCGCGGAACGGATCGACAGCGGCGCCGCGACGGTGATCATCGGCCAGAAGGTCCGCGCCGGTTGCGAGCAGGCCTTCGAGACGTGGCAAGAGGACATGAATGCCGCCGCCTCGGATTACGCCGGGTTCATGGGCGCGGAGATCACCGCACCGACCGACGTGCAGCCCGACTGGGTGGTGGTCTACCGCTTCGATTCCATCGCTCACGTGCAGGCCTGGATCAACAGCGCCACCCGGCAGGAGCACCTCGACGTGGGGCAGCGGTACGTCGACGGTCCCGCCACCCAGCAGGTCCTCGGCGGGGACACCCGACCCCACGACCCGCTCGTCACCGTCGTCGTGTCACATCGCGTCGCGTCCGGCAACGTCACCGCCTTCCTCGACTGGCAGGAGCGACTGCGCCTGGAAGAGAGCAGGTTCGAGGGGTTCCGGGGCAGTGAACTCTTCCGTCCCGTCGAGGGCGTGCAGGACGAGTGGACCGCGCTGTACCGCTACGACACCGCGGCGCACCTCGACACCTGGCTCACCTCGAAGAAGCGGCAGGAGCTGCTGGCGGAGGGTGAAGAGTTCTCCGACTTCGAGTTACGCACCGTCGACAACTCCTTCGGCAGTTGGTTCGCGTTCGACGAGAACGGCAAGGAGGCCCCGCCGCCGTCGGAGACCAAAACCTCCATCGCTGTCTGGGTCGGCCTGTATCCCACCGTCGTGCTGCTCACACTTGCGCTGTCGCCGTTGCGGATGCCGCTGTGGCTCGGAATGCTCGTCGGCAATCTGCTGTCCAGCTTCACCATGAGTTTCCTGACGATGCCCCACTACGTGAACCCGCTCCTGGGGCGGTGGCTGCGGCCCCCAGCGGGTGCGTCGAAGGTGAAGTCCAACGTCAGAGGGATCGCGCTCGTCGCAGCCGCCAATGTGTTCTGGGTGCTCGTCTTCTTTCTGGTGACCACCCAGTTCTGGACGCTGCCCTGA
- a CDS encoding MFS transporter — translation MTTLAAPVAPPKSRPTLGRGAAFTLVAVVIATLLGASAAPTPLYELYQSHWGFSSLQSTLVFGIYAVSLLLALLTVGSLSDYIGRRPVLVTALAFEAVAMAMFASAESLGLLLAARVVQGFATGAAISALGSTLIDLERRPGRGSTVNSIAPTVGLAVGAIGSSLISEHLPRPTSTVFLVFLALFVLELLGIWAAPETAVRQQGALASIRPRLAVPSPALGMLMLTGPCLIAVWALGGFYLSLGPSLARSALDVHTSLIGAIMVATLTGTGAIAVFVLRNVAARRVLLVGTSALIAGVAVTLVGAETSSAAIVLAGTAIAGVGFGAGFQGTIHTVMPLAAPHERAGLLSTIYVIAYLANSVPALLAGYLVGEVGLVDTTRLYGGLVILLAGAAFLGLLVRPAPVSTS, via the coding sequence ATGACGACCCTTGCCGCACCCGTTGCTCCACCGAAGTCGCGACCCACACTCGGCCGCGGCGCAGCGTTCACGCTCGTCGCCGTGGTGATCGCCACCCTGCTCGGAGCGTCTGCGGCACCGACACCCCTCTACGAGCTCTACCAGAGCCACTGGGGCTTCTCGTCCCTGCAATCCACCCTGGTCTTCGGGATCTATGCCGTAAGTCTGCTCTTGGCCCTGCTCACCGTCGGTTCTCTCTCGGACTACATCGGCCGACGCCCCGTCCTCGTCACCGCGCTGGCCTTCGAGGCGGTCGCGATGGCCATGTTCGCCTCAGCCGAGAGCCTCGGGCTTCTCCTGGCAGCCCGGGTCGTGCAGGGTTTTGCGACCGGCGCCGCGATCAGCGCGCTCGGATCGACCCTCATCGACCTCGAGCGCAGACCCGGCCGCGGTTCCACCGTCAACAGCATCGCGCCCACGGTGGGTCTCGCGGTCGGCGCCATCGGATCGAGTCTGATCAGCGAGCACCTTCCGCGTCCGACCAGCACCGTGTTCCTCGTCTTCCTCGCGCTCTTCGTCCTCGAGCTCCTGGGTATCTGGGCAGCACCGGAAACGGCCGTGCGGCAGCAGGGCGCGCTGGCCTCGATACGCCCGAGGCTCGCGGTACCGTCCCCCGCTCTCGGCATGCTCATGCTCACCGGGCCGTGCCTGATCGCCGTATGGGCACTCGGCGGTTTCTACCTGTCGCTCGGCCCCTCACTCGCCCGCAGCGCCTTGGACGTCCACACCTCGTTGATCGGCGCCATCATGGTGGCGACCCTGACGGGAACCGGGGCGATCGCCGTCTTCGTACTACGCAACGTGGCGGCGCGGCGAGTGCTGCTCGTCGGCACCTCTGCCCTGATCGCCGGTGTGGCCGTCACACTCGTCGGCGCCGAAACATCCTCGGCAGCAATAGTCCTGGCAGGAACAGCCATCGCGGGAGTCGGCTTCGGCGCCGGCTTCCAGGGCACAATCCATACCGTGATGCCTCTGGCCGCGCCCCACGAGCGGGCGGGTCTGCTCTCGACCATCTACGTGATCGCCTACCTGGCCAACAGTGTCCCGGCGCTCCTCGCCGGCTACCTGGTCGGCGAGGTCGGATTGGTCGACACCACCCGCCTCTACGGCGGACTCGTCATCCTGCTCGCCGGGGCCGCCTTCCTCGGCCTCCTTGTGCGCCCAGCGCCTGTGAGTACTTCTTAA
- a CDS encoding propionyl-CoA synthetase: MSSPTASAGRTYADVYRESVERPEEFWLAAATAVEWVEQPTRALDDSSAPMYRWFPDARLNTCFNALDRHVRDGRGDQDALIYDSAMAPEASRTYTYAQLLDEVSRFAGVLAAQGVVAGDRVIVYMPMIPEAAVAMLACARIGAVHSVVFGGFAAKELATRIDDAGPVVLVTASGGLEPGRTVEYLPMVAKALELSSTPPHTVIVKNREQVPGSAADYRNDGASWFDWDALAADASPVQPVPVAATDPLYILYTSGTTGKPKGVVRDNGGHAVALTWSMTNVYDIGPGDVWWTASDVGWVVGHSYIVYGPLLAGATSVLYEGKPVGTPDAGAFWRVISDHGVAALFTAPTAIRAVRKADPEAKEIAKYDISSLKTLFAAGERLDPDTYAWATRVLGLPVVDHWWQTETGWAICANLRGLEPMPVKAGSPTVPVPGYRVEVVDGEGHVVPAGTEGNIVIGLPLPPGTLTGLWRDPDRFVKSYLATFDGYYLTGDSGYIDEDGYVFVLGRSDDVINVAGHRLSTGSMEAVVAGHPAVAECAVVGIRDELKGQRPSGYVVLKAGVDIDPETLRAELVAMVREQIGAVATFRDVTVVGALPKTRSGKILRKTMRQIADHEPYTVPSTIEDVAVLEALEKQLRD, from the coding sequence ATGAGCTCCCCGACAGCGAGCGCCGGACGTACGTACGCAGACGTCTACCGCGAGAGCGTCGAACGTCCCGAGGAGTTCTGGCTGGCGGCCGCAACGGCAGTCGAGTGGGTCGAGCAACCGACGCGCGCCCTCGACGATTCGTCCGCCCCGATGTATCGCTGGTTCCCGGACGCACGGCTGAACACCTGCTTCAACGCTCTCGACCGGCACGTGCGGGACGGGCGAGGTGATCAGGACGCCCTGATCTACGACTCGGCAATGGCACCCGAGGCTTCCCGCACATACACGTACGCACAGCTGCTCGACGAAGTGTCCCGGTTCGCCGGCGTCCTCGCCGCACAGGGCGTGGTGGCCGGCGACCGGGTGATCGTCTACATGCCGATGATTCCCGAGGCCGCCGTCGCAATGCTCGCCTGCGCCCGCATCGGCGCCGTCCACTCGGTGGTGTTCGGGGGTTTCGCGGCGAAGGAGCTGGCGACACGGATCGACGACGCCGGACCGGTTGTGCTGGTCACGGCATCGGGCGGGCTCGAGCCGGGGCGCACCGTCGAGTACCTGCCGATGGTGGCGAAGGCGCTCGAATTGTCGAGCACTCCACCGCATACGGTGATCGTCAAGAATCGCGAGCAGGTACCGGGATCGGCCGCCGACTACCGCAACGACGGAGCCTCCTGGTTCGACTGGGACGCCCTCGCCGCCGATGCCTCGCCCGTTCAGCCGGTTCCCGTCGCTGCCACGGATCCGCTGTACATCCTCTATACGTCCGGAACCACGGGTAAGCCGAAGGGCGTGGTCCGGGACAACGGCGGGCATGCGGTGGCCCTGACCTGGTCGATGACCAACGTCTACGACATCGGCCCGGGTGATGTGTGGTGGACCGCCTCCGACGTGGGCTGGGTGGTCGGTCATTCGTACATCGTCTACGGCCCGTTGCTGGCCGGTGCCACTTCAGTGCTGTACGAGGGCAAACCGGTGGGCACTCCCGACGCCGGGGCGTTCTGGCGGGTGATCTCCGACCACGGGGTAGCCGCACTGTTCACCGCCCCGACCGCGATCCGGGCAGTCCGCAAGGCCGACCCCGAAGCGAAAGAGATTGCCAAATACGATATCTCGTCGTTGAAGACGCTGTTCGCCGCCGGCGAGCGCCTCGACCCCGACACCTATGCGTGGGCCACCCGGGTTCTCGGCCTCCCGGTGGTCGACCACTGGTGGCAGACGGAAACGGGCTGGGCCATCTGCGCCAATCTGCGCGGGCTCGAACCCATGCCCGTCAAAGCCGGCTCCCCCACCGTGCCCGTGCCTGGTTATCGCGTCGAGGTGGTCGACGGTGAGGGTCACGTCGTTCCGGCAGGCACCGAAGGCAATATCGTGATCGGGCTTCCCCTCCCGCCCGGAACCTTGACCGGACTGTGGCGCGACCCGGACCGGTTCGTGAAGTCCTACCTCGCCACCTTCGACGGCTACTACCTCACCGGCGACTCCGGGTACATCGACGAGGACGGGTACGTGTTCGTCCTCGGCCGCAGCGACGACGTCATCAACGTGGCCGGCCATCGGCTCTCGACCGGCAGCATGGAAGCCGTGGTCGCGGGACATCCGGCCGTGGCCGAGTGCGCGGTGGTCGGGATCCGCGACGAGCTGAAGGGACAGCGGCCCAGCGGCTACGTGGTCCTCAAGGCCGGTGTCGACATCGACCCGGAAACGTTGCGCGCCGAATTGGTTGCGATGGTGCGCGAGCAGATCGGCGCGGTCGCAACGTTCCGGGACGTCACCGTCGTGGGAGCCCTGCCGAAGACGCGCTCGGGCAAGATACTGCGTAAGACGATGCGTCAGATCGCCGACCACGAGCCGTATACCGTGCCCTCCACCATCGAGGATGTCGCCGTGCTCGAGGCGCTCGAGAAGCAGCTCCGGGACTGA